TCCTTATTGCGATGTTTGATCCCTTATTAgattctttgtttcttctgggacatttgttttgttattatttgctAGACCTTATTTCTCTTTACTGGAGCCTTTTTTGCACTTTGGTTCTTTTTGTAGGCTTTCTTTTTGTATGCCagtgtattctttcattttttctacatgaaaattaagttttttttttaagaaaaagagaattattACATGCATCTGCGCTTAAATAGTATCTAGTGATAGACTTCAGTATCTTATTGTTGGCTCCCACTCCACCTAATCTATTATTACAGGCGTCTGTGCTTGTGTTCTAAttccttttaaactatttttacgGGATTTTCATAAGCATTCGTCTTTGAAGAACTCCCCCTTTTCCTTTCCCAGAAGAAAGTTCACTCAGAGTATGTTCATTCAGCTGTTGTGATTAGTTTGTAGAATTGAGAGGAGCATTGCCCATGGTTTATCTTTTTTGGTATTTCCAATTCATTTTTAAGACAAATGTTGATGTCTTATTTTTGGTGTAGCTTACTTTGCCATGGACTATAAGGAGCTAATTCTTCAAACATGTGAATTCAGGTTCATCACCAAAAACCACCGTAGCCGATCGTGGGGATCCTAACGATCCCCGAGTAAGATTAAAACGTGATTGTGTTGGGATTATGGCTGCTTTCAAACTTGAGCAGCCTTTTCATCATGTTGTAATTGTAGCCAACACCCATCTTTACTggtaaaattttactttctagTTTTCTTTGCCCTAACTGTAAAGTCTATATGAATGCTTTTAGGATCTGCTGTATTTAAGAACATCTTGTCCACCCAATATGTAAAGAAATGGATATTTTGTTACAGGGATCCAGAATGGGCTGATGTGAAGCTCGCTCAGGCTAAGTATCTTTTATCACGCCTAGCTCGATTCAAATCTTTAGTTGCTGAAAAGTTTGAATGCACACCCTCAATACTTTTGGCTGGCGATTTCAATTCAACCCCAGGAGATAAGGTTTGTATTCTATCTCGATTTATCATTTGCATTGAATTTCCTCTTCATGAAGATATGGTATATAGCtatttcattgttattatcatgtctaaattacaagtttagtcCCTTGAACTTTGTGTCTACTTGATTGCTTAACTTTCCGAAAGTGTCTAAAAGATTTACATGCTTTCAATTTCGTGTAACTAAGTCtcaaaatcttaaattcaTGCATTTAATAGGTTCTGTAGggtaaatttaaagttaatttagatctattaaaaacataattgaaaattcatagATTTATTGgacatgaaattgaaagtttaaggacCAAGTAGATATTGTTTCAAGTTTTGGGgatttttcatacaaaattgaaattttagagatCAAATAGATACAAACCTAAAATATAAGgactaaacttataatttaaccgATTGTTATTGAGTATATGGACTTATTTTTAGGGATAGTGCTACTAGAACGAACTGATGACCATAAACTCACAGGGTGACATGAAAAGTACCATTGTATGGAATTTCATATAGCAGaaacatatatagaaaaatatttagatagcttatattatcttttgaaaaatttaaactacatagttgaaaatgaagaacGGTAAATAGTTTGCTGCTGTAACATTCTTAACCACACCACCTTCGAAAATAAGTAATCTAGAAACTTACTGGTTTATGTTGTTGCAAATGTGAACCAAAGTTCAAAGATTgttctcttatttttttctcttgttgGAGAtcatcttttataatttactttttatgaaTGTTAAAAAAGTTCATTTGTAAATTTAGAGTCTGAACTGATAGAGAGATATATACAGGAAGGAGTGATAAACTGTTAGCATGGGCATTTTGGTCCCTCGTCCTTTTAGGTCTAGTTTACATTTAGtccatataattattttacattaattaactaaaacttAACTCAAAAACCAAAAGGGCAGTATTGTAAGTTCAAGaggaaagatttaaaatatttaaaatcaatgaaCTAAATggaaactaaactaaaaaatcgAGAAGGTTAAAAAGACCATAACAATTTGGAACCTAGGGCCAAAtggaaattaaacaaaaagggTTAGGGGTATAAGTACAATAACCTTTGAACTTAAGGAAAAACTAGATTCAAAATCTGGAAAGTAAAAATTGTATATCTTTTTCccaattatcaaaataaaatcttacTTGAATAAAAGAATCATAACATCATCTTACCCTTCCCTTTTTACAACTCATGAACTCTCACTATTGAAGGCCTAATAATTGCTGCTTCTCATAATTATTTAGGTATACGAATACCTTGTCTCAGGCAACTCTTCTTCTGGATTTTCCCCTGAATGTTTGGATCAAGAGCTTCCTTTACCCCTTTCTAGTGTTTATGCCAACATTCTAGGAAGTGAACCTTCTTTTACAAACTTCACTCCTGGCTTCACTGGCACTCTTGATTACATATTTTTCTCACCTTCCGACTTTATAAGACCCATTAGTTTTCTAGAGCTCCCAGAATCAGAATGGCCAGAGATTATTGGTGGGTTACCTAATCATAGCTACCCAAGTGATCATCTTCCTATTGCTGCTGAATTTGAAATCACAATGGAATAAGTTCAGCATTTCAAATCTTAtccctatttttttcttcttcttcttttcatattgattgtttcttttattcaaatgGAACAGACATTTGTTCTGTGTTCCATTGAAGTTGATCATCATTGTAAACCTAgatctgtttttttctttgttatggttaaattataagttaatGTTTTGTTCTGTTACAGTTTTGTTCCTATCAATATTGATTAGTATTGAAGTTAATATACTATTTTGGACGTTGTTAGTTCTTGTACTTTTAGTTGTTGTATTATCAATacatcttaaatttagttcatcTAATTTCAACCAACCGTAACAATATTTGAAGACATTATTCATCAAATTggttaaagtaatttttttaaaacaataaactaataaCAACAACTAAGTTAAGATTTATCAAAAGTATAGATTTAAGATGATACAAACTCTATACTTTCCTCCTCATTCTACATCATGAGGAGAAAGGTCATCTTTTTTATCGCTTTCATGCTTCTTAGGTCGtgggttttggttttgaagactttttgtaattactctATAGGTGTTATCGGTTTTGaagactttttgtaattactctATAGGTGTTATTTTGATAGTTGAAGTGTCTTCCCATAGGTTCGtttttcccttcctttttctttttgtaattactctATGGTAGTACTTGAATCTCATTCTCATCACAACTTCCTAGATTCTCATCACAACTTCCTAGAATCATCTAGGACTTTTGCATAATTAATGGTCCAATGtctaattacaattttaaaccACCAAAATCATGTAAATTAAACTATGATAATTGTTGAGAAGCATTgaagtttatgtttatttcaaACTCAACATCTAGTGGACCAGccatttgaaatgatttttttaaacgtTTATAtacgtttttttcttcacttgtAGAGACTAATTTAAACACTCGAGAATGTTTAGGGCAAGGAGTTGATCATTCATTATATAGTCTtaggttattatagtttgtgcTTGAGGtgtgaattattttaattttgattataatattgtTATGTGTTTAAGAAGGAAATAACAAACATTGCagtgaagaataaaaaaatgatagaatgAAAAACAGTAAAAGTTGTAGCAAATAAggttttaaaatagtattgaCAATAgctaattgaaaatttatagtCTTTAGTATAGTTAGTGCCTCAAACATTCTCGTAGAAAGTCAATTCAAATACCCCTAaatatatgttcttttttttgttatcatcTCTTCTAGACATCCAAAATCACAAgcttataaacaaaaaattctagcacataataatttttagaacTTATTAACTTATTACTAGCCACCAAATCATAATTCTTACAAACAATgttgaaaacaaaaggaaaaaggctcttccttttgtttcaaaagagTTCCAAAATGGACCCCAAATATTGTTCTAAGCATAGACACGCAAATAAGTTGGTTCAATTACAAACACACTTACTACTTACTAGTAGTTAAATCACTCATTCTTATGCCTTTATATCATTTTACATACAATTAGCCATAGTAGTATAAGGCAAAACAGGCATTGAGAAATAAGGATCAATAGAAATCActtcattcttcttcatcctctCATCTTCAAAGGCATCACAGCAACACTCATTATAAAAGGCTTTTGCCTTCCTTAGTATATGACTGATTGTTGAagtaaaataccaaaaattcATGTGAAGAACATCTCTTGTAGTCCCAAATTGacccttctttcttctttttcttcttcttcttcccttacTCTCTCCATGCTCTTCATTGTCACTCACATCCTTGTATGAATAATAGCCattgttttctctctttaaactttctcttttgatcctcttttttcccttcttctcaAGCCTTCCAAGCTCTAGAAGTTGGGTGGAAACAGACATTAATGGATGATGGGAAGAGAAGGctttgagaagaagaagattttttttccctttttctttatgaagTCTACTTAAGAAGGTGAAGTTTTATTTGAGTGGTTTTATAGTAGAGCTTTGGGTATTGAAGGAACTTTCTTTAATAGTACATGAACATGTGAAAATTTGGGCCACATTTAGCTGTCTGCCTGTGCTGTCTTTCTCAACCAACAAGCTTGGTGAAAACAATGTGCTCTACGTAATTTCTCATCGCAAGTTTAATGTCCTATGCAATTGGTCATATTACAACAAGggctttaatttttattagtggggaatttgtttttttggtcCTTATCTTTAAGTGATGATCACTTTATCATATGGGTCCAATTGATGagttaaataatgaatttgatAAGTAGAATTATGTCACAATTAGTGTAAGTAAAGTTAATATAAGAAGAGTCTTCCATTTGACACATCATATTTgatgtgtgtatataatatagatatgcacatacacttttttttatgttcacATAGGTTGAGATTTGAAACCCCAACCTTctgatataaaatatatgatcaTGTTGTGACAGGTACtctgtatatattatattaaataatacttttagttCCTAAACcttgaaatattgaaatattgaGTGTAGAATGTTGCCAAATTGAAAGTAGACTGAGGATTGAATTGCTAttgtttgaaagtttaaaattaaaaatgattttgccaaattgaaagaaagattATTCTAGAAAGCAAAAGTGTctgattttattttaggttttacTTTTCTGAAGGGTGTTGTCTGTGGTTTTACATTTtggtgtgtatatataattatatataaatatagttgatagaaaaaaataaaaataaaaaaataaataatcttactttaaaaaataaattaaagtatttataagttataggaaaagtgaagatatttttctaaacctaataatatttgaacaagtttttaaaatttatagtaaaaatggtaagaaaaattaaagagcaAGGAAAAAATGTATGTAAAGTAATAGTAGTATggaataaatttaagatttattgagtAAAGGGGAAATGATattaagaaagaattcaaaggaaaagaaagattgGCAGATAGAAGGCAGCTAATAATTGAAGGATGTTGGCCCCTCAGGCCCCAAATTTGGTCAAACCATTACTTCATTCCATCGCTCTTTTGGTCGGTTTTTGTTCATTTCcaattatattcaaaagtttaatGGTAATATTAcgaatttaaatttgtgttactttttaaataaatgaagaagGTAAAGGAGTTTTTAAATCTACTATGGTTGCCTTTCAAACTATTTAGGGGAAAATGAGCCCATTTTCGTGTGGAATGGGTCTATGCTTCAAAGTTGTgccaacattttaaatatgatagAGAATGATTTGAGGTATAAAGActgaaaaaaattgcatacaaTTTTGTCATAACTTGTAAATAGTCTAATCAATTTCCATAAGTGTTGAACTTAGTTTAGCCTACATAACCTAAACGTAACTTTAAATATCAATAGCTTATTcatattgaacttttttttttaaaaaaaaaactataacttttaaatgaaattagttgaaattgtaaatatgtatattttaggGTGGGGGACAGTCTAATTTAAGAGGTCGGTTTACATAGTACAAGAAATTGTGTTAAAGTAGATtccatatttttcaatattccaTTTAAAGCATATTACATTTCTTTGAGGGAATTTCGATTTATAGATTATACATTCAATCATATTCGTTGCTTCTAGTGGGTTTGATTATGATCAAACACGTATTTGTATTATcagttttgtattttaatattaattttgaaattttagatcataatatattagttttagttttattttaccTAAATTCGACTTCTGTTGTAGTGGTTGTGTCCttgcacaattttttttggttatggGTTCAATATTGTtcttacaattatttttacaaaataacttttatttcaaatatcaatcGGTTTCCTTtcctcaaatatcaaatttgtttggtCACAACATAgattttattacaaatatcaataattttctttttcaaatatcaataattctCATgctaatttttattcaaaacatcaatcattttatttttttcaaatataaataattttctttctccaatttttcttaaatttcaatgatttcctaaaagaaagattattttgatttcttaaaagggagataatttttttaaaaagagaaaaaaaacactataTAAGATAAAACCTTAACTTTTTTCCTGACCCTCATCtaacaaaagaattttaaaaaatgcaaaagtCGGTGATTCAAACTTTCACTCTCTCTCAACGATATTCCATtccatgaaaaatatattat
This is a stretch of genomic DNA from Cucumis sativus cultivar 9930 chromosome 4, Cucumber_9930_V3, whole genome shotgun sequence. It encodes these proteins:
- the LOC101221637 gene encoding carbon catabolite repressor protein 4 homolog 4; protein product: MVAPLSSSLHQFPIRSLTRNIVRNMSAVQSPKDLKFISVEGADIYSRSKSDGIRFRFVSYNILAQVYVKSSFFPHSPSSCLKWKARSQAILAVLKNLEADFLCLQEVDEYDSFYKGNLERCGYSSLYIQRSGQKRDGCGIFFKHEKAELIVEDRIEYNDLVGSVQDDSGSCEDKSVDVVTSASNDVESNKGSSPKTTVADRGDPNDPRVRLKRDCVGIMAAFKLEQPFHHVVIVANTHLYWDPEWADVKLAQAKYLLSRLARFKSLVAEKFECTPSILLAGDFNSTPGDKVYEYLVSGNSSSGFSPECLDQELPLPLSSVYANILGSEPSFTNFTPGFTGTLDYIFFSPSDFIRPISFLELPESEWPEIIGGLPNHSYPSDHLPIAAEFEITME